A segment of the Hyperolius riggenbachi isolate aHypRig1 chromosome 8, aHypRig1.pri, whole genome shotgun sequence genome:
TCCATTGACAACAAACGATCGATTTATGGATCTTTTCATTGATCTGTTTTTCGTATCAATCCCATTTGAAAGTATTGGATTGGTAACATTTTATCTCGTTTATGGGCCCCCGTTGACGGGTTAAGTGGCTAAAATTTTAtccttaatggacacctttagacTGTGCTAGGACCATTGGACTAGGGTGGGGATTAGATTATTAGCTCTTCTGAGAACATTAATGATGTgactgtatactctgtaaagtgtttcaAAAGTTATCAGCgctgtattaatacataataataaacaaAAGATTTTCCACTTTTTTTATATAGATCCTAAATCTGGAACAACCAGATTGTAATATGTAGAGAGTTTATTATTATGCTTTTTACATCTGTTGCTGTCTAAACTATTTAGCATGACTGCCCTGAAAACTTACTAGTTAAGAAATTGGCACAGGAAACACAATTCATAATCCAATTTATGTAATTATATTCTTATTGAAGATGTATCAAGCACAATGCAGGTGTAAAATAGGGCAAACATGGTTGCAGATTGTGCAAAATATATTCTGCCTACAGACCTGGTTATTAGTGACAACCCGAGACTAAACAGAAAGTGCACAGCTGGTGAAGTGACTGACAGACATATGGCTGCAGTGTCCTGGTCTTGACAGACAGTTCTTACAAAATACAGCCGGCACTTGTGACATGCACTGGGAGAGGGAGAGACTGAGAAATTCCACAGCTCACTGTATGTATATTTAGAAGAGAAAAAATACTCTAAAAATAACAAGTAatacacaagggggagggagcatTTCTGAATAGCTATGAGAGGCCTGCAGCCACTATCTGACAGTGGACAGAAAGACCACCAGGAAACAGAAGAGTGCCTGCATGTTCTTTTGGAATTAAGAGGTTATTGGCTACGAAACTACCTGCAAGCGTCTATTTCATCGGTAAGAATCCTCATACCTTAAATATTAGTGGCTCTAGCCAACATTACATATATGATTTCCCTAAACCAATACCATCTTTCTTTAGAGTGAGATGTGACCAACTTTCAAATGGGAGACTGGAACTTGTTAGGGAAACTTCTTGAGAAAGCACAGGAACATTCCACTGTAGTGGGCAAAGTCTGGTTAACAGTTCTCTTCATTTTCCGGATCCTGGTCCTTGGAACAGCTGCAGAGAAAGTATGGGGAGACGAACAGTCCGGCTTCACCTGCGACACCAAACAACCAGGTTGTCAAAATGTGTGTTACGACAAAACATTCCCCATTTCACACATTCGTTTCTGGGTGCTCCAGATTATCTTTGTTTCAACGCCAACGCTGATATACTTGGGACACATTCTGCATCTTGTACGCTTGGAGGAAAAGCAGAAGCAAAAGGAGAAGTTACGTCAAAGCAAAGGGGACCCTCAAAGTGACAAGCAGCTGCTGCTTGAACCGGCCAAACCCTCCAAACCACCAATTAAGGATGAAATGGGCAAGGTACGGCTGCGAGGTGCCCTCCTGCGGACTTATGTTTTTAATGTCTTCTTCAAAACCTTGTTTGAGGTAGGATTTATCATGGCGCAGTACTTTTTGTATGGAtttcagctgcagccactatacaCTTGCAGCCGCTGGCCTTGCCCCAATACTGTGAACTGCTACATCTCTCGACCCACAGAAAAGActatctttattttatttatgctTGCCGTTGCTTGTTTGTCGCTGCTACTTAATTTGATAGAAATTTATTACCTGGGATTCACCAAGTGCAGACAAGGCCTGACAGGATCTCATTGTGAACCAGTGCCCAAGTTACCAGTCAACACTGGAAGTATCACTCATACTCATATTATACCTCATTATACGCATTACAGTTCTCCAGAGaaaggatcaagtttcagcaactCTTTGCCATTCCCCCTCACCCCCAGCAACAAGAACACATCATCTGCCATAGACAGCAGTCAGGCTGCAAGGAAACAGAACAGAGAGAACCAAGCTGTAGAACGCAATGGCATTTCTGATCATATTGTAGCATCAGAGAGCAACAGTGACTTGGAACATGCAGAGCACCAGAGACTGCCAAGCAGAAACAGCAGGCAAAGTAGCACCAGATCCCGACCTGGGGTACTTGCAGTGTGACAAGTTCTGGCAGGTGAATAGACACAAGTAAGATAAGGCTGCAGGGGGTGGAGTCTGAATGATTGTCAGCTCTTGCCTTCAGTTCACAAAACTACTATAAACTGAACATGCTAAATGTACAAACTTAAACATGCTGTACTTATCAATGTCATAACAGAAATACAAGTTTATAAAGTGAACTAAAACTCGATAACACTGTTACTACTTGAATTAAGATTTAGTGGACCATTGTCTTTGTCCACAGAATAAATATGCTGCTGTGTTAAATAACAAATAAAATAGCAAGATGTATTGTAAACGTATCAGTAATTCTATCCAGCACAGCAATATACATCTGTATCAGTGCTTGGTGCAAAGAGAAAGctgataatacaaagtgcagcaagccaaaGCAAACAGTTTTTAGAAAAATGGAAGATCAATTAAAATCGTCTGGTTTatttacaggcagcactttgcctTATCCAGGGAATACACTacgagtttttttggcagataggctcaatagatcatttccgacaggcccgatatgattttgatcgtttttctgatcgatcatagaagttaatggaactcaatcagaaaaacgatcgaaaaatcAATCAGGGAatcgattggacagtaaatctgacGAAAAAAAACCTCAGTATATTCctagcattaaaggacaactgaagtgatgaatatggaggctgccatatttatgtccttttaaacgataacagttgcctggcagccccctgctgatttatttggctgcagtagtgtctgaaaaacgccagaaacaaacatgtagctaatcttgtcagatctgacaataatttcagaaacacctgatctgtggcgaaaagtattagaagcagtggatcagcaggatagccaggcaactggtatttcttaaaaggacaactgaaataaaaagtatatggaggctgccatatttatttcctattaaaggaTACGTTTTCTCAAAAAGGATGCCTAATGTGCGTACGTGGGGAGTTGTACAGATGGTTACGGCACCTCCTGTGCTCCGATGTCTCCCTCCATTCTCTGGTAATTATCCAAGTTCTGTACTTCCTGGTCGGTGCTCTCCGACACGGACATACTACACTGTGCGTATTCTGCTTGGGCGCCTTTCTGGCCGTGCTCCCTGGTGACCCCATGTGACGTGTGTTCCCAAGCGGACACACTGCGCATTTGCAGCACGTCCGGGTAATTACTGGAGAATGGAGGGAGATGCCAGGGCATAGGAGGTGCGGTAAGCATCTGCAcaactccccccacacacacattaggcatcctttttgaaaaatatttattgctaaggtatcctttaaagggaaggttcaagcaaaaaaaaaaaaatgagattcacttacctggggcttctaccagccccatgtagccatcctgtgcccttgtagtcactcactgctgctccagtcccccgctggcagctttctgacctcggaggtcagggccacattgcatacatttttacgcattccagctagtgcaggaacaaaaatttacgcgtttcaccactaacgcgtaaaaatgtatgtgttaatgttcctgcactagcgggaatgtgtaaaaatgtacgcaatttggccctgacctccgaggtcagaaagctgccagagggggactggagcagcagtgagtgactacgagggcacaggatggctgcatggggctggtagaagccccaggtaagtgaatctcattttttttttttgcttggaccttccctttaagcaataccaattgcctggcatcttgccgatctatttggctgcagtagtgtctaaataacaccagaggcAAGGAACACATTAGGcagtattgcgttttagtgcgttGTGCATgtatttttatatgctttttttttaaaaaaaacaacaagtttGATGATGTCTTTCCGCTTCTTGTTGAATTCCcattgatttgcataaaacgcatatgtGATTTATAAATCCAAACCGCAAATGCACGCAAAACAAGTGCGgggaaaaaacgcaaaatgcaaacGCACAGAAAACGCACTAAAAACGTACAAACGCATATGTAGCAAAACGCTAAGTttcccgcactgcctagtgtattcccagccagaaacatgcatgcggcttatctagtcagatctgatgcatacatttgaaatggccgccggtagacttgggcgcaggatacagccggtttatggctgatcctgcttctgcacaagtccggccttgttaattactattccccctccaggccgccatggatagtgggggaattatataattcggcttccagtgattgctggaggccgaattattgtgttttttaagtaacttcggctccgtcttttgAGGGCGCTGACATTTCCCACTGAGCGCCGCTGTAGATGTGATTCCCAttgtagtctatggtggcgctggctgcgcccaaatctagcaacgctgaaaagcactgctccggatcTGATAATGtcaaaaacgcctgatctgcatatgcttgttcagggtttattgctgggaatacacaatgggccagatttatcgaagcattaccgacagttttttcttctaaaactgttctaaccatcagaggaacagttctgcatgatagtaagaagcagggccggccttaggtttcacagcgccctgagcgaaaccagattttggtgcccccccccccccacattcatcCTCTTCGTGTGTgagcgcacaccacacacacacacacacacacacatgggggggggggggggtatctgctgcctaaatacactaaaaggggatctgcgactgcaagactagtagcctaagcctatatacactaaagggggggtctgcctacatatacaagactagtagcctatgtacactaaggggggatctgacagatcccccctttagtgtatataggcttaggctactagtcttgcagtcgcagatccccttttagtgtatttaggcagcagacccccccattagtgtatctgGCTGCATAAGCATATTCCCCCTTTAGTGTAGGGAGGTTGGGGAGCCTTacttcttgctggtcagtcttctcttcttactgtctgcagagcagtctgcagacttagtgccaggattctgggagcaggagagaaggactcgtcgtcactcaggacactgtcataggttagataggtaggtacccgcaatataggttagataggtagctgcctccagtatagattagataggtagctgcccccagtataggttagataggtagatacctgcaatatagattagataggtagctgcccccagtatagattagataggtagctgccccccagtataggttagataggtagctgccccccagtattggctacataggtagctgccccccagtattggttagataggtagctgcccccagtatagattagataagtagctgccccccagtataggttagataggtaggtgcctccagtataggttagataggtaggtgcccccagtatagattagataggtagctgccccccagtatagattaaataagtagctcgtagctgccccccagtataggttagataggtagctgccccccagtattggctagataggtagctgcccccagtataggttagataggtaggtgcccccagtataggttagataggtaggtgcccccagtatagattagataggtagctgccccgattataggttagataggtaggtgcccccagtattagctagataggtagctgcccccagtatagattagataggtagctgccccccagtataggttagataggtagctgcccccagtatagattagataggtagctacccccagtattggttaaataggtaggtgcccccagtattggctagataggtagctgccccccagtattggctagataggtagctgtccccagtatagattatattggtagctgccccccagtatagattagataggtagctgccccccagtataggttagataggtagctgcctcccagtataggttagataggtagctgcccgtaggtgcccccagtattggctagataggtagctgcccccagtatagattatataggtagctgccccccagtatagattagataggtagctgccccccagtatagattagataggtagctgcccccccagtatagattagataggtagctgctgctgccctacagtattggttagataggtaggcgcccccagtatagattagataggtacctcccctcatagtggaggggggagccgcagccgcggggagggcagcccgacctctccccaaACCGCCCTCCGTGCACCCCCCTACGATGCAGTGTGCAGCAGGAACCAATGTGAAGAAgagtacaactcacctccctggttccgatcgccggctcctctcacttgccgctggtcgccTCTTgtacatagccgctgatacacactaaacatcctgttaagcaggaagtttagtgtgtatcagatTCTGCGACTATGTACAAGAggcgaccagcggcaagtgagaggagcCGGCGATCGGAGGTGAGTTGTACCTTTCTCCACATTGGTTCCTGCTGCACACTtcattggaggggggagcacggagggcggcccggggatagGAGggtgaggtcgggctgccctccccgcggctgtggctcccccctccatcacagcggccGCACGAGCATGTTTGCCCCCCATGACCCCCAGCAGCGgtaccagggggcggagcgagacggacccagTCGGGgcccgcagcagcagccaggcggcaggagcggcctcttggaagccagcgccctgagcgatcactccggtcgctcaggtcaaaggtcgGCCCTGGTAAGAAG
Coding sequences within it:
- the LOC137528340 gene encoding gap junction alpha-3 protein-like, coding for MGDWNLLGKLLEKAQEHSTVVGKVWLTVLFIFRILVLGTAAEKVWGDEQSGFTCDTKQPGCQNVCYDKTFPISHIRFWVLQIIFVSTPTLIYLGHILHLVRLEEKQKQKEKLRQSKGDPQSDKQLLLEPAKPSKPPIKDEMGKVRLRGALLRTYVFNVFFKTLFEVGFIMAQYFLYGFQLQPLYTCSRWPCPNTVNCYISRPTEKTIFILFMLAVACLSLLLNLIEIYYLGFTKCRQGLTGSHCEPVPKLPVNTGSITHTHIIPHYTHYSSPEKGSSFSNSLPFPLTPSNKNTSSAIDSSQAARKQNRENQAVERNGISDHIVASESNSDLEHAEHQRLPSRNSRQSSTRSRPGVLAV